One genomic window of Desulfurococcus mucosus DSM 2162 includes the following:
- a CDS encoding FecCD family ABC transporter permease: MRSLLIYMALTVSLLIAVLLDISMGAYPVGLRDLLGYIGGSLDDRIALVVIDARVRRILTAILAGSVLSLSTLVLQSVFRNPLASPFTLGLQHAASLGAGVAIMLLQAGSILKSSTPGVYIGNPFTVSAAAFLATFGHGVLVITLSSIAGLTVYSLILASIILSFLTQSILYLMQYLFFNEISVSTLLFWSVGDLSRTTWCEIALIASSLLLLLVYAWWESMSLDLLGFSDELASSSGVNPALTRLLSILLVSLAVGVTVSFTGIIGFAGLIALYASRILVGWSTRRCIPAVLLMGSIIMVSADIIGRSILKPVVIPVGVVTSLIGSPLLLLLMLGGRGGLPKS; encoded by the coding sequence ATGAGAAGCCTACTCATATACATGGCTCTAACGGTTTCACTGCTGATCGCCGTTCTCCTAGATATCTCTATGGGAGCCTACCCTGTAGGGCTACGAGATCTTCTAGGCTACATTGGAGGTAGCCTCGATGATAGGATCGCCTTAGTGGTTATCGATGCAAGGGTGCGGAGGATTTTAACAGCTATCCTAGCGGGATCCGTGCTATCCCTTTCAACACTAGTACTTCAATCAGTGTTCAGGAACCCGCTTGCATCACCCTTCACTCTAGGACTGCAACACGCAGCAAGCCTAGGTGCCGGAGTAGCCATAATGCTTCTGCAAGCCGGCTCCATACTGAAGAGCAGTACTCCAGGCGTCTACATTGGTAACCCTTTCACGGTTTCAGCGGCAGCCTTCCTCGCAACATTCGGACACGGAGTACTCGTGATCACTCTCTCCTCAATAGCAGGGCTAACGGTCTACTCGCTGATCTTAGCGTCCATAATACTCTCCTTCCTAACACAGTCGATCCTCTACCTGATGCAATACCTGTTCTTCAACGAGATCTCCGTCTCAACGCTTCTCTTCTGGAGTGTGGGGGATCTCTCTAGAACCACGTGGTGCGAGATAGCGTTAATAGCTTCCTCACTACTCTTACTCCTGGTCTACGCGTGGTGGGAATCAATGAGCCTAGACCTCCTTGGCTTCAGCGATGAACTAGCATCTTCAAGCGGTGTGAACCCTGCTTTAACCAGGTTATTGTCAATACTTCTCGTTTCACTAGCCGTAGGTGTGACAGTCTCGTTCACAGGCATAATAGGGTTCGCCGGCCTCATAGCGCTCTACGCATCCAGGATCCTCGTAGGCTGGTCGACGCGTAGATGCATACCGGCAGTACTCTTAATGGGCTCGATAATCATGGTTTCAGCCGACATCATCGGTAGAAGCATTTTAAAACCTGTGGTCATACCTGTTGGAGTCGTGACATCCCTCATTGGCTCACCTCTCCTGCTACTATTGATGCTGGGTGGCCGTGGTGGTCTACCTAAGAGTTGA
- a CDS encoding ABC transporter ATP-binding protein, with translation MVYLRVEDVVFHYRSTRVLNGVSVEIKPSSFTGIVGPNGSGKTTLLRVMLGILKPRSGVVYIDGKAIGEYDRRRLASIYGYVPQRLDSITPLTLYDFVSTGRRPYASLKGLSSRDHEAVARAIKAVGLEEKSSSLLTELSGGELQRALIARALAAEPRIMLLDEPTSNLDPYHQLMVMKLLRNLTRNGVTVVATLHDLNHAYRYPDTLILMNKGRIERVGPPGHVLTSELIYRVYGVKAIVDERVGAVVVDSD, from the coding sequence GTGGTCTACCTAAGAGTTGAAGACGTGGTCTTCCACTATAGGAGCACCAGGGTTTTAAACGGGGTCTCCGTTGAGATCAAGCCATCATCATTCACGGGCATAGTGGGTCCCAATGGAAGTGGGAAGACAACGCTGCTGAGAGTAATGCTAGGTATACTTAAGCCCCGTAGCGGTGTCGTGTATATTGATGGAAAAGCCATCGGGGAGTACGATAGGCGAAGACTTGCAAGTATCTACGGGTATGTCCCGCAGAGATTAGACTCCATAACACCGCTCACGCTCTACGATTTCGTCTCAACAGGTAGGAGGCCGTATGCTTCGCTGAAAGGGTTGAGTAGCAGGGATCATGAAGCAGTTGCAAGAGCGATTAAAGCAGTTGGCCTCGAAGAGAAATCCTCAAGTCTCCTCACCGAGCTGAGCGGGGGCGAGCTGCAGAGGGCCTTAATAGCCAGAGCCCTTGCAGCAGAGCCGAGGATAATGCTGCTGGATGAACCAACATCCAACCTGGATCCCTACCACCAGTTAATGGTGATGAAGCTGCTGAGGAACCTGACGAGGAATGGTGTAACGGTGGTTGCAACACTACATGACTTAAACCATGCCTACAGGTACCCGGATACATTGATCCTCATGAACAAGGGGAGAATTGAACGGGTTGGCCCGCCGGGACACGTGTTAACCAGTGAGCTCATATACCGCGTATACGGTGTTAAGGCTATTGTAGATGAGCGGGTTGGAGCAGTAGTAGTGGACTCAGATTGA